GCTGTCAATCCAGTCATGATGAatccaaaaactataaaaatgtatctacCAAAAACCGATCAAGTAGccataaaatttgttgaatGTATAAAACGCATAAGAGATCCAGCTACACAAGAAGTTCCGGAAAATTTCgaagaatatataaaatattggacTATGGATGCTGTGGGTCTGGTGGCTTTAGATACCGACTTAAATATGCTGGAGAATAGTGAGGCCCATCCTAAAGCCAAAATTataatagacaatatggaagAATTCTTTCAACTACTTTTGGAATTAGATATGCAACCTTCAATGTGGAAGTTTATAGCAACGCCgaaatttaaaaagattattAACATATTGGATATAATTAATGAACTCTCAATGACTTATGTTCAGCAAGCTTTGGAAAGATTGGAGAAGGAGGGCAGCAATAAGCCAGAAAATGATAAAAGTATTTTGGAAAGATTGGCTAGCAAAGATCCTTTAATAGCTGCAACCATGGCAATGGATATATTTATAGCGGGAATAGATACGGTAAGTATCAAATTATGAAGTTTTGTTtgctaaagaaaagaaaaataaatcaaatttatcaTTAGACAACCTCTGCTTTAACCGCCTGTCTGCTGGCATTAGCTCAAAATCCCCAACAACAATTGAAACTAAGAGAGGAACTTTTAACGATCTTGCCTCAAAAAAATTCTGCTTTAAACCAAgaaaatatgaacaatcttCCCTTTTTAAGAGCTTGCATAAAGGAATCATTGCGTTTATATCCCGTTGCTACCGGCAATTTTCGCACTACTGGCCAAGATGTTGTATTGAGTGGTTATCGTGTCCCCGCTGACACTGATGTTTCCATGACTGCCCAGTTACTGCTAAAAGATccgaaatattttcaacagcCTGACAAGTTCTTGCCAGAACGTTGGCTACGTTCTCCAGCCTTAGCCGGAGCTGAAAATGTTTGTCCTGCCAGCAAAGGAGATCCTTTTGTTTATCTGCCTTTTGGTTTTGGTCCTCGCATTTGCATAGGGAAACGTATTGTGGATTTGGAGTTGGAAACCGTATTGGCCAGATTGTTAAGAAATTTTGAGATAAAGTTTGATTATCCTACTGAAGACATGTTTAAGACTAATATTATCAATATACCGGCCAAACCgcttaaatttaagttttgtgatttgaataattaaactattttgaaataaacatgaaaaacatactttaagattttataataaaaaatatcaaatttacgattaattgtttaatatgaaaatggcaataatttcattttttcaaaaactattgaGTTCTTTGATAGTTTTCTATTATCAATATACCAACCAAAAACCGCTTAGATTTAAGTTTTGTGATTTGAATACTAAGAACGTTTTTatgtgtaaaattaaaataatcactTCCATAGTTAGTGAAATGGAAAATgtctagaaaaaattttaaaatgtttgagattttcttacaaaaaatccataatttaaaattaatcattgAACACTtgcatttctttttatttagcttaaaaattattgattttttttatttttgttcaaacatttttttgttatataatcGATTATTTCTATCtaattgaataaaaatcaaaatttttatttaaaaatgtaaatttaggCAATTTTTACGACGAATAATATTTctaacgaataatcgaataattcattaaaaatcaaaaaattttattttgaaaaatgatgcaggtatttttttatattttttaacaatttattcaaatattttgtagaGAATAATCGAGTATTTCTAACTAATATTCGAATAGCCGAATAATAGTTCAAATTTGCTATTATGCGTTTTATATTAGTAAAAAActgaattattttttcaacaatttaatcgattattttgtggcgaataatcgaatattttttaacgaataataattgaataattaataaaaaatctaaaatattttctaaaaatttaaatttatgaaatttttaagacaaaaacacaaataaaaggACTTTAGTTAGCGAATAATCGGTTAAATATTTCGTTAGAacttttgaagaaatttttttaacaatttaatctAATATTTAATGGCGAATAATATGTTTAACGAATAATagaagaatttaataaaaatctaatattttgatatttttttaaaaagtttattcaaatattttgtggcgaataatcgaacaaatttgctattattcgtaattttttttaacaatttaatcgATTGTTTTGTGTCGAATAATTGAATACATATTTCTAacgaataataattttattcgttttatgtTTAGGTCATGatgaatttattataattttattgaaaatcttaattttttaaaaatttatttattatttctgggcgaataatcgaatatttctaaagaataataatcgaataatttattaaaaatcgaatatttttatttaaaaaagcaaaTTAATGTGActttagttaaaatatttgcCTAATAATCGATTCAATTTgcgattattcgttttatttttaagtcataattagctcatttgcatttttataattttattatttttttttatttttcaacagttttatcaaatgttttgtggcgaataatcgattatttttaacgaataatcgatatatgtttagatttttaaaatattaaaaattttaaaaataaaattaatttaaaaaaaaaaattaatcaaatttttttcatttttaatttaatatttctaccaATATATTGgtagaaatattaatattattatatttataattttatcgatatttttgtttaaaaatgctaGTTAATGTGACTTTAGTTAAAATATTAGCCGAGTAATAGATTAAATTTgcgattattcgttttatttttaggTCATAATTAGCTCATTTTtcaattgtataattttttaaagccaATGCgggtattttttttacttttcaaaaattttatcgaaTATTTTGTggcgaataatcgattatttttaacaaatatttttatcgaattaaaatattgaaatttttaaaatttttttttatttaatttttaatttaattaaatattctaCCAATATAACAATAtcaacaaaaaatctatttttttaatttaaaatgcaacGTAATCGATTCCTAATAAGCATTTGTACTGAAATTCTAGTTGAAAGCAATTGAAAGAAAGAATTATAGTTGTCTTACACTTTATATCACTAGTATTCTCAagtaaaaggaaacataaattcaagccatatgttttttgtttgaaaaatatttaattttttcaaatatttttcatgtttaaaacataattatatatGCATTagagtcaaattccaacaaaatgatcaagtgcttgaatttttgaattttctgcaaaaatttCGTTCACCTAATAATAAATTAACTGGTGAAATTAATCGTTGAACGTAAAGTaatcttgtattttaaaattaatgtggaCAAATGGTTTTCCATTATGGGGAACTGTTATTCAAAATGATTAGGACTATGACTGATTGGAACTGTTCTCATTGGTACATAATCAATGCGAATATCTATAGAGAAGTCGAATGAAATACCTACTAAAATTTCTCATCCTGCTTGTATAACTACTAACATGAACCCACTCGGTTACAAGGCTTCGATGCGCCACCATACTAAATTAAgaactttttgttaatttaaggCTCTCAATAGAGAATTGTCAGAGCTATAAATTacagaattgttaaaaaaaaaac
The nucleotide sequence above comes from Calliphora vicina chromosome 1, idCalVici1.1, whole genome shotgun sequence. Encoded proteins:
- the LOC135958967 gene encoding probable cytochrome P450 12a4, mitochondrial — protein: MFKANFGQIKNKLQGCVNYAHPYATAVNLNKTPNTEWLSGKKFESIPGPSKYQILRAFMPGGKFYKKSFIEFNRQLRSQYGDIFLVPGLFGKRDVLFTYNPKDYQQVFRTEGIYPMRRGFDIIQYHRKELKKDIFKHAVGLVAEQGENWSKFRSAVNPVMMNPKTIKMYLPKTDQVAIKFVECIKRIRDPATQEVPENFEEYIKYWTMDAVGLVALDTDLNMLENSEAHPKAKIIIDNMEEFFQLLLELDMQPSMWKFIATPKFKKIINILDIINELSMTYVQQALERLEKEGSNKPENDKSILERLASKDPLIAATMAMDIFIAGIDTTTSALTACLLALAQNPQQQLKLREELLTILPQKNSALNQENMNNLPFLRACIKESLRLYPVATGNFRTTGQDVVLSGYRVPADTDVSMTAQLLLKDPKYFQQPDKFLPERWLRSPALAGAENVCPASKGDPFVYLPFGFGPRICIGKRIVDLELETVLARLLRNFEIKFDYPTEDMFKTNIINIPAKPLKFKFCDLNN